From the Megasphaera vaginalis (ex Bordigoni et al. 2020) genome, one window contains:
- a CDS encoding Rne/Rng family ribonuclease, producing MKILLANVIPEETRMAVIEDGRLRDFSVERHDETHIVNHIYKGVIQNILPAMQATFVNIGRKKNAFLYLGDLFPRAATKEEIQQTHLSVGQSILVQVIKEEQAMKGAKVTANVSIAGRYAVLMPTVDYIGVSKKIRDEGERDRLRRITAAVKPTGMGLIIRTVAKGVSEAELLADIRYLLGSWSSIQERYKLAKKPKLLYREADLVMRMVRDYFTHDVKQIIIDDKDSYERVCQVFSDNETMQRSCLSWYREETPLFEKYDIEAELHRLMDRQVALPSGGTLIFDHTEALTVIDVNSGKYTGNSTLEETIFFVNKEAAVEIARQLRLRDIGGIIIIDFIDMSKAERRDEILRILERETSFDSAKTRVLGMTALNLVEITRKKARQGLRQVQYGTCDICGGSGILYSPESVYIQIVRRLRHMVAHRLVSGDLLVSAHKDVLALLSDKKTKSALEQELARTIYLEESRHPNREVFSILSYRE from the coding sequence GTGAAAATATTACTTGCCAATGTCATACCGGAAGAAACGCGAATGGCCGTAATCGAAGACGGCCGTTTGCGGGATTTTTCCGTTGAACGTCACGATGAAACCCATATTGTCAATCACATCTATAAAGGCGTCATTCAGAATATCCTGCCGGCCATGCAGGCCACTTTCGTTAATATCGGCAGGAAAAAGAACGCCTTTCTGTATTTAGGCGATCTTTTTCCCCGGGCGGCAACGAAGGAGGAAATACAGCAAACCCATCTTTCCGTCGGACAGAGCATTCTCGTTCAGGTCATCAAAGAAGAGCAAGCAATGAAAGGCGCCAAGGTGACGGCTAATGTCAGCATTGCCGGACGCTATGCCGTACTCATGCCGACAGTGGATTATATCGGCGTTTCGAAGAAGATTCGCGATGAAGGTGAACGCGATCGATTGCGCCGCATTACGGCAGCGGTTAAGCCAACCGGCATGGGGCTGATTATCCGCACCGTTGCCAAGGGCGTTTCAGAGGCGGAGCTGCTTGCGGATATTCGCTATCTTTTAGGCTCATGGTCCAGTATACAGGAACGTTACAAACTGGCAAAAAAACCGAAACTCCTTTATCGGGAAGCCGATTTGGTCATGCGCATGGTGCGCGATTATTTTACGCACGATGTGAAACAGATCATCATTGACGACAAAGACAGTTATGAACGAGTATGCCAGGTGTTTTCCGATAACGAGACGATGCAGCGCAGTTGTCTTTCCTGGTATCGGGAGGAGACGCCGCTTTTTGAAAAGTACGATATTGAGGCAGAACTGCACCGGCTGATGGACCGTCAGGTAGCGCTTCCTTCGGGCGGCACGCTGATCTTTGATCATACGGAAGCGTTGACCGTCATTGATGTCAACAGCGGTAAGTATACAGGCAACAGCACCCTTGAAGAAACCATCTTTTTCGTCAATAAAGAAGCGGCCGTTGAAATTGCCCGACAGTTGCGTCTTCGCGATATCGGCGGCATCATTATCATTGATTTTATCGATATGAGCAAGGCCGAGCGGCGAGATGAGATCCTCCGCATCTTGGAACGGGAAACGTCCTTTGACAGTGCCAAAACACGTGTTTTGGGCATGACGGCTTTGAATTTGGTCGAGATCACAAGGAAAAAGGCACGCCAAGGATTGCGGCAGGTACAATACGGAACTTGCGATATTTGCGGCGGTTCCGGCATCCTCTATTCGCCGGAATCCGTCTATATACAGATCGTCCGCCGCCTGCGCCATATGGTCGCTCACCGGTTGGTCAGCGGCGACCTGTTGGTCAGCGCGCACAAAGACGTTCTGGCTCTGTTAAGTGATAAAAAAACGAAAAGCGCGTTGGAACAGGAATTGGCACGAACCATTTATTTGGAAGAGAGCCGTCATCCGAACCGTGAAGTCTTTTCTATTCTTTCTTATCGGGAATAA
- a CDS encoding rod shape-determining protein has product MSSIFSPLTKNIGIDLGTSTTQVYVERRGIILSEPSIIATDERNNKIVAVGRAADELLMKSPQSVRMHRPLVNGVISDYTVTRAMIGYLLRKSVRTVQRLRIMVGVPASASNVEKRAVMEAVFQAGAKEAYLIETAAAAAIGLGLPIYHPIGSMVIDIGGGTTNIAILSLGGIVLSRSIHLGGLDFNDAIRDYLRDTFAVVTDDATVEEMKTKNGSAVLPLEDKSYYFTGRGLDDGLQKELEIKASEIYTALGRPLVKILDLAKTVLRETPPEIAADIMENGIYLTGGTSQLKGLDQLLQQELDVPVNLVGNPSEVVARGAGIALSQREKLMSLIQGTQHIYRRRF; this is encoded by the coding sequence ATGTCTTCTATCTTCTCTCCCTTGACCAAAAATATAGGAATCGATCTCGGCACATCGACGACGCAAGTCTACGTGGAACGGCGCGGCATTATACTTTCCGAACCGTCGATCATCGCGACTGACGAACGGAATAATAAGATCGTCGCCGTCGGCAGGGCTGCCGACGAGTTGTTGATGAAATCGCCGCAAAGTGTCCGCATGCACCGCCCTCTGGTGAACGGCGTCATTTCGGATTATACCGTCACGCGGGCCATGATCGGATATTTGCTGCGCAAAAGCGTTCGGACCGTTCAGCGTCTGCGAATCATGGTCGGGGTGCCGGCGTCGGCTTCAAATGTGGAGAAACGTGCCGTTATGGAAGCCGTTTTTCAGGCCGGCGCCAAAGAGGCATACCTGATTGAAACGGCGGCGGCCGCCGCCATCGGCTTGGGACTGCCCATTTACCATCCTATCGGCAGCATGGTCATCGATATCGGCGGCGGTACGACGAATATCGCCATTCTTTCTCTCGGCGGCATCGTGCTTTCCCGGTCCATCCATTTGGGCGGTCTCGATTTCAACGATGCGATCCGCGATTATCTGCGTGATACCTTTGCCGTCGTTACCGATGATGCGACAGTGGAAGAAATGAAGACGAAAAACGGTTCGGCTGTGCTGCCGCTGGAGGACAAAAGCTATTATTTTACAGGGCGGGGATTAGATGACGGCTTGCAGAAGGAGCTGGAAATCAAGGCCAGTGAAATATACACGGCTTTAGGCCGTCCGTTGGTAAAAATTTTGGATCTGGCGAAAACGGTTTTGCGGGAAACACCGCCGGAAATCGCCGCGGATATCATGGAAAACGGCATCTATCTTACCGGCGGAACGTCGCAACTGAAAGGGCTCGACCAATTGTTGCAGCAAGAGCTGGATGTACCTGTCAATCTTGTCGGCAATCCTTCGGAAGTCGTTGCCAGAGGAGCCGGTATAGCGTTAAGTCAACGAGAAAAACTGATGTCCCTGATTCAGGGAACACAGCACATTTATAGAAGGAGATTTTAA
- a CDS encoding TIGR03960 family B12-binding radical SAM protein: MSQKVVIDPILLSKVTKPARYVGGEWNSVVKDHSQVSLTVAYCFPDVYEVAMSHLGLRILYALLNERPDTAAERVYAPWPDMEALMREKGYPLYSLETKTAVRDFDLVGFTLQYEMSFTNILNMLDLAGIPLFSKDRGDDVPLIAAGGPCAYNAEPLADYVDLFCIGESEESVQLLADTIIAWKQGGKKGGKKGLLKILARQKGNYVPAFYRDEYDAGGHFKALVPTEQGVPQTIEKCVIADEENVFYPTKPLVPNIDIVHNRAVLELFRGCSRGCRFCQAGMLYRPVREKTPQRLVAIAKEIIANSGYDEISLMSLSSADYSCLSELVDLLLDAFKDQKVSVSLPSLRVDSFSVDIAKKVQQVRKSGLTFAPEAGSQRLRDVINKGVTEEDLLKACENAFQNGWSTVKLYFMMGLPTETDEDLAGIADLAYTVLNLYRRVTRKNNGKVTVSVSSFVPKSHSAFQWAGQCSVEEIRRKQEYLKSLIRDKHISYHYHDAKTGRLEAAFARGDRRLGPVLYEAWKLGCKFDGWTELFDYERWLQAFDRAGVDIDYFAARQRRLDEPLPWDHLTNGAAKAFLQNEWRKAMNGELTHDCRRERCTGCGVCTHAGVQIIDWKEGAGHGKTTFSY, encoded by the coding sequence GTGTCCCAGAAGGTAGTAATAGATCCGATTCTCTTGAGCAAGGTTACAAAGCCGGCGCGGTATGTCGGCGGAGAATGGAACAGTGTTGTCAAAGATCACAGTCAGGTCTCCCTGACTGTGGCTTATTGTTTTCCCGACGTCTATGAAGTAGCCATGAGCCATTTGGGCCTGCGGATTCTTTACGCACTGTTGAATGAGCGGCCGGATACGGCAGCGGAACGCGTTTACGCGCCGTGGCCCGATATGGAAGCCCTGATGCGGGAAAAAGGCTATCCGCTGTATTCGCTGGAAACGAAAACGGCTGTCCGCGATTTTGATCTGGTAGGTTTTACCTTGCAGTATGAAATGAGTTTTACCAATATTTTAAATATGCTCGATCTGGCGGGGATTCCGCTTTTTTCCAAGGACAGAGGCGACGACGTGCCGCTTATCGCCGCTGGCGGTCCTTGTGCTTATAACGCCGAGCCGCTTGCCGATTACGTAGATCTCTTCTGCATCGGTGAATCGGAAGAATCCGTGCAGCTCCTGGCCGATACGATCATCGCCTGGAAGCAGGGAGGGAAAAAAGGCGGAAAAAAAGGCTTGCTGAAGATATTGGCCCGGCAAAAAGGAAATTACGTCCCCGCTTTTTATCGGGACGAATACGATGCCGGCGGTCATTTCAAAGCGTTGGTGCCTACTGAGCAGGGAGTGCCGCAGACGATTGAAAAATGTGTCATTGCCGATGAAGAGAATGTTTTTTATCCGACAAAACCGCTCGTTCCCAATATCGATATCGTTCACAACCGCGCTGTCCTGGAGCTTTTCCGCGGCTGCAGCAGAGGCTGCCGTTTTTGTCAGGCCGGCATGCTCTACCGGCCGGTACGCGAGAAAACGCCGCAGCGCTTGGTGGCCATTGCCAAAGAGATCATTGCCAACTCCGGTTATGACGAAATATCTTTAATGAGTCTTAGTTCGGCCGATTACTCCTGTCTGTCCGAACTCGTCGATCTGCTCCTGGATGCGTTCAAGGATCAGAAGGTCAGCGTTAGTCTGCCGTCTTTACGTGTAGACAGCTTTTCTGTCGACATTGCCAAAAAAGTACAGCAAGTGCGGAAAAGCGGCTTGACTTTCGCGCCGGAAGCCGGATCACAGCGACTGCGGGATGTTATCAATAAAGGGGTAACGGAAGAGGACTTGCTGAAAGCCTGCGAAAACGCGTTTCAAAACGGTTGGTCGACAGTAAAACTGTACTTTATGATGGGTCTGCCGACGGAAACGGACGAAGACTTGGCAGGTATTGCCGATTTGGCTTATACGGTGCTGAATCTCTATCGTCGCGTGACTCGAAAGAATAACGGGAAGGTGACGGTTTCCGTTTCCAGCTTTGTGCCCAAATCCCACTCCGCTTTTCAATGGGCCGGCCAGTGTTCCGTTGAAGAGATCCGGCGCAAGCAAGAATACCTCAAATCGCTGATTCGTGACAAGCATATATCCTATCATTATCACGACGCCAAGACCGGCCGTTTGGAGGCGGCCTTCGCCCGTGGCGACCGCCGGCTCGGTCCGGTTCTTTACGAGGCCTGGAAGCTGGGCTGCAAGTTCGACGGCTGGACGGAATTATTCGATTATGAGCGTTGGCTGCAAGCCTTTGACAGGGCCGGCGTCGACATCGATTATTTTGCTGCCCGGCAGCGCCGCCTCGATGAGCCCTTACCGTGGGATCATTTGACGAACGGCGCCGCTAAAGCTTTTTTGCAAAATGAATGGCGCAAAGCCATGAACGGCGAACTGACGCATGATTGTCGACGTGAACGCTGCACAGGCTGCGGAGTCTGTACCCATGCCGGCGTTCAGATTATCGATTGGAAAGAAGGTGCCGGTCATGGCAAAACTACGTTTAGCTATTAA
- the rodA gene encoding rod shape-determining protein RodA — protein MFKREWKHLDKVLLVVCVLIVAISLTIIGSATHINKGAFNYDFVIKQGVAFIINLLLILFFARFDYMQLKRFHKPLYIINLLMLVAVMFVGTSALGAQRWIQVGPITLQPSEFSKLIMIICLAAVLSDKVNKLNTVRDIFPIALFVGIPFLLVLKQPDLGTSLVFLAISLGMLFIANINLALLRRVGIAALILAPVGWFFMKDYQKSRIMVFLDPNVDPFGAGYHIIQSKIAIGSGLLFGKGIFQGTQSQLNFLPENHTDFIFSVIGEELGFLGCFFILFLYFILIYRALLTAKDCKDSFGMLLATGIIAMWSFQILVNVGMTCGIMPVTGIPLPFMSYGVSALTTNMMGLGLLLNIYMHQQKMIFL, from the coding sequence ATGTTTAAAAGAGAATGGAAGCATTTGGATAAGGTCCTCCTTGTCGTCTGCGTTTTAATCGTCGCGATCAGCCTTACCATTATCGGCAGCGCGACGCACATTAATAAAGGCGCGTTTAACTACGACTTCGTCATCAAACAGGGCGTCGCCTTTATCATTAACTTATTGCTGATTCTGTTTTTCGCCCGTTTCGACTACATGCAGTTGAAGCGTTTCCATAAACCGCTGTACATCATCAATCTGCTCATGCTCGTTGCCGTCATGTTCGTCGGCACATCTGCGCTCGGCGCCCAACGTTGGATACAGGTCGGCCCGATTACGCTTCAGCCGTCAGAATTTTCAAAGTTGATCATGATCATCTGCCTGGCCGCCGTATTGTCCGATAAGGTAAACAAGTTGAATACGGTCCGTGATATTTTTCCGATCGCCTTATTCGTAGGAATTCCTTTTTTGTTGGTACTGAAGCAGCCCGATCTGGGAACGAGTCTCGTGTTTTTGGCCATTTCACTGGGCATGCTTTTTATTGCTAACATCAATCTCGCGTTGCTGCGCCGCGTTGGCATTGCCGCTTTGATTTTAGCTCCCGTCGGTTGGTTCTTTATGAAAGATTATCAGAAATCGCGGATCATGGTCTTTCTTGACCCCAATGTCGATCCTTTCGGCGCAGGCTATCACATTATTCAGTCGAAAATTGCCATCGGTTCGGGCCTGCTCTTCGGCAAGGGAATATTTCAAGGGACGCAGAGCCAACTGAATTTTTTGCCTGAAAATCATACGGATTTCATTTTCTCCGTTATCGGTGAAGAACTCGGTTTTCTTGGCTGTTTCTTTATCCTTTTTTTATACTTCATTCTGATTTACCGAGCCCTGCTGACGGCGAAGGACTGCAAGGACAGCTTCGGCATGTTGCTGGCGACGGGCATTATCGCCATGTGGTCTTTCCAGATACTCGTCAACGTCGGCATGACCTGCGGCATCATGCCCGTTACGGGCATTCCGCTGCCCTTCATGAGTTACGGCGTCAGTGCGCTGACGACAAATATGATGGGCTTGGGCCTTTTGTTGAATATTTACATGCACCAGCAAAAGATGATCTTTTTATAG
- the mreD gene encoding rod shape-determining protein MreD encodes MKKGKCLLTIIIVFILQSTVIPLLFNGTTQPNLIGLAVILTALCHGQRIGIIAALMGGIGQDVVIGNFFGIHLLPYLIIALVCSKIGRSIERNQYVLILLLALGATELTLVLTCMVLWFSGQFIDSVVYLTYYTVPMLLYHGILALPVHFIISRLRREDTFSYGFMTYR; translated from the coding sequence ATGAAGAAGGGAAAATGCCTGTTGACAATCATTATCGTCTTTATCTTGCAAAGCACGGTTATTCCCCTGCTTTTCAACGGTACGACGCAGCCTAATCTGATCGGTTTGGCCGTCATTTTAACGGCCCTTTGTCACGGCCAGCGTATCGGTATCATTGCGGCTCTCATGGGAGGTATTGGCCAAGATGTGGTCATCGGTAATTTTTTCGGCATTCATCTGCTGCCGTATCTGATCATCGCTTTAGTATGCAGTAAGATCGGCAGGAGTATTGAACGAAATCAGTATGTGCTGATTCTGCTCCTGGCACTGGGAGCAACGGAATTGACCTTGGTACTGACCTGTATGGTGCTATGGTTTTCCGGCCAATTCATCGACAGTGTCGTTTATTTGACGTATTACACGGTTCCCATGCTCCTTTATCACGGGATTTTGGCATTACCCGTCCATTTCATCATCAGTAGGCTTCGCCGTGAAGATACCTTTTCCTATGGATTTATGACTTATCGATAG
- the mrdA gene encoding penicillin-binding protein 2, which produces MLEALMKKKNDDGRFRYLYWIIIGIFSLLIFRLVYLQLFAGNYYHSLAEGNRLRSIPIAAMRGVMYDRNGEILVGSRPSFMVTYVPAHGGMTDGEIRALASLLAVPESQIRDKVEKVKNSYVPTVLAADLTQDIVTKIEERRNELPGISVDVQPIRYYPYNGMSAQVFGYVGQINEEEAQRLQGAEGVSSLTQIGRAGLESYYDDLLRGKDGSRQVEVDATGSPVKELERQNPVSGRNIHLTLDLDLQKALEAAMDVQLANGVGKSGIAAVAIDPNTGAVLAMASRPTYNPNLFTRGITEAEWAQINNNPAHPMENRVISGEYPPGSTFKIITGTAALELKKITPDEKIYDSGRHWLVDMRNAGGEALGWLNFTEALAKSDNVFFYELGRRVGIDKLSEYAKMFGMGQKTGIALRGEASGLIASEDYKTKTFNQDWYLGDTFNSAIGQGFQLVTPLQAAMIIGEVANGGIQYKPFIVSRIDNLDGTPYKVFAPEQVGTLSVSKSTLDLVREGMRNVAEESGTAGALFAGFPVQVAGKTGTAENFSGTDHAWFVAYAPYDHPRIVIAVLVEQGGFGASTAGPIVKSMLEEFFRIGPYADKAVKESGADDGKEKKTAGAADGE; this is translated from the coding sequence ATGCTGGAAGCATTAATGAAAAAAAAGAATGACGATGGCCGCTTTCGCTATCTTTATTGGATCATCATCGGTATTTTTTCCCTGTTGATTTTCCGCCTGGTTTATTTGCAGCTTTTTGCCGGCAACTATTACCACTCTCTGGCCGAAGGTAACAGGCTGCGCTCTATTCCTATCGCCGCCATGCGCGGCGTCATGTATGACCGCAACGGCGAAATTCTGGTCGGGTCGCGGCCCAGTTTTATGGTAACCTATGTGCCGGCGCACGGCGGTATGACCGACGGGGAGATCAGAGCCCTGGCCTCGCTGCTGGCAGTCCCGGAAAGCCAGATTCGCGATAAAGTGGAAAAAGTGAAAAATTCCTACGTACCGACGGTTTTGGCGGCCGATTTGACGCAGGATATCGTAACCAAGATCGAAGAGCGGCGGAACGAGCTTCCCGGCATATCCGTCGACGTCCAGCCCATTCGGTATTATCCGTACAACGGTATGAGCGCGCAGGTTTTCGGTTATGTCGGTCAGATCAACGAAGAAGAAGCACAGCGGTTGCAGGGAGCGGAAGGGGTTTCCTCTCTTACGCAGATCGGTCGCGCCGGTCTGGAAAGTTATTACGATGATTTGCTGCGCGGCAAGGACGGCAGCCGACAGGTGGAAGTCGATGCTACGGGCAGTCCGGTGAAGGAATTGGAACGACAGAATCCCGTTTCCGGTAGAAATATTCACTTGACCCTTGATCTGGATCTGCAGAAAGCGTTGGAAGCAGCGATGGATGTACAACTTGCCAACGGTGTCGGCAAAAGCGGGATTGCCGCCGTCGCCATTGATCCGAATACGGGCGCCGTCCTGGCGATGGCCAGCCGACCGACGTATAATCCGAATCTGTTTACGCGGGGCATTACCGAAGCCGAATGGGCACAGATCAATAATAATCCCGCTCATCCCATGGAGAACCGAGTCATTTCCGGTGAATATCCGCCGGGATCGACTTTCAAGATTATTACCGGTACGGCAGCACTGGAGCTGAAAAAAATCACGCCTGACGAAAAAATCTACGACTCCGGCCGCCACTGGCTTGTCGATATGCGGAATGCCGGCGGCGAAGCGTTGGGGTGGCTGAATTTTACGGAAGCGCTGGCAAAGTCGGATAACGTGTTTTTTTATGAACTAGGGCGTCGTGTCGGTATCGATAAGCTTTCCGAATATGCCAAAATGTTCGGCATGGGTCAAAAGACGGGTATCGCGCTGCGCGGCGAAGCGTCCGGATTGATTGCCAGCGAAGACTACAAGACAAAAACGTTCAATCAGGACTGGTATTTGGGCGATACCTTCAACTCGGCTATTGGACAGGGATTTCAGCTCGTCACGCCTTTGCAGGCGGCGATGATCATCGGTGAAGTCGCCAACGGCGGTATTCAGTATAAACCGTTTATCGTCAGCCGGATAGACAATTTGGACGGCACGCCTTATAAGGTGTTTGCGCCGGAACAAGTCGGTACGCTCAGCGTCTCGAAATCGACGCTCGATCTGGTTCGCGAAGGCATGCGTAATGTTGCGGAAGAATCGGGTACGGCAGGCGCACTGTTTGCCGGTTTCCCCGTGCAGGTAGCCGGCAAAACCGGTACGGCTGAAAACTTCAGCGGTACTGACCACGCGTGGTTTGTAGCGTATGCCCCTTATGATCATCCGCGCATCGTCATTGCCGTTTTGGTCGAACAGGGCGGCTTCGGCGCCAGTACGGCAGGTCCTATCGTCAAATCGATGCTGGAAGAGTTTTTCCGTATTGGCCCTTACGCGGACAAGGCGGTAAAGGAAAGCGGCGCCGATGACGGCAAAGAGAAAAAAACGGCCGGTGCGGCCGATGGAGAATAA
- a CDS encoding TIGR03936 family radical SAM-associated protein, with protein sequence MAKLRLAIKKDGALQFLSHLDFARVVRLIIIRAALPVAYSEGFNPHMKINFASALGVGVSADTEYMDMELLEECAAADVVRRMNEQAPDGFAVLDGAYMDAKAPKLMAMANYAVYEVQGPLTRPVATAELTQLLATFNHLDSVTYEKVSPKSHKTRTINVKEHLIEPLQGRMEGERLFLRFAVLQTEKGAIKPLQVWELLAEKFSFPIDKELMLARRTALYHREKGVNYSLFSI encoded by the coding sequence ATGGCAAAACTACGTTTAGCTATTAAAAAGGACGGTGCGCTGCAATTCCTTTCTCATTTGGACTTTGCCCGCGTCGTGCGCCTGATCATTATTCGCGCCGCTCTTCCTGTCGCTTATTCGGAAGGTTTCAATCCGCATATGAAGATCAATTTCGCCTCGGCCCTCGGTGTCGGCGTTTCCGCCGATACGGAATACATGGATATGGAGCTGCTGGAGGAATGCGCTGCGGCTGATGTCGTCCGACGCATGAACGAGCAGGCGCCGGACGGTTTTGCCGTTCTTGACGGCGCTTACATGGATGCCAAGGCGCCGAAGTTGATGGCCATGGCCAATTATGCCGTTTACGAAGTACAGGGACCGCTGACGCGGCCCGTCGCGACAGCGGAATTGACACAATTGCTGGCGACATTCAATCACCTTGACTCGGTCACCTATGAAAAGGTATCGCCGAAATCGCATAAAACGCGTACGATCAACGTAAAAGAGCATCTTATCGAGCCGCTGCAGGGCCGGATGGAAGGGGAGCGGCTCTTTCTCCGTTTTGCCGTGCTGCAAACGGAAAAGGGCGCTATAAAACCGCTGCAGGTATGGGAATTACTGGCGGAAAAGTTTTCCTTTCCCATCGATAAAGAGTTGATGCTGGCCAGAAGGACGGCGTTATACCATCGCGAAAAGGGCGTTAATTATTCGTTATTTTCTATTTGA
- the mreC gene encoding rod shape-determining protein MreC: MFSFGKKSVAAVLILLILIAVVGWAWRQRSSLPYITKPLQLAAAPFEYGTAWIMDKFSSAAYLVEINLKNRIEWEALEKENAALKEHSVDYDELAAENKRLRDLLDFRNTHGQYKLLASSVISRDYGTWSNTLIINAGSKDGVEMNMPVITPNGVVGFISDAFDYSARVQLMTDPRTSVGAIVERPESRVSSVVRGNGNVPTEPQFVNIAKDADILEGDTLVTSGFGSIYPKGIYIGKITSIHQNDSDFVKYAVIETGVDFSKLEEVFVILNAQSGQSYDKPGVEPKLVPQTKRDKVEGVKGAAAL; this comes from the coding sequence GTGTTTTCGTTTGGGAAAAAGAGCGTCGCAGCAGTTCTCATTTTATTGATCCTCATTGCCGTTGTCGGTTGGGCCTGGCGGCAGCGCAGTTCGCTCCCGTACATCACAAAACCGCTGCAACTGGCGGCGGCTCCTTTTGAATACGGCACGGCGTGGATTATGGATAAATTTTCGTCGGCAGCGTATTTGGTGGAAATCAATTTAAAGAACCGTATCGAATGGGAAGCATTGGAAAAAGAAAATGCCGCCTTGAAAGAACACAGCGTCGATTACGATGAACTGGCGGCGGAAAATAAACGGCTCCGCGATCTTCTCGACTTTCGCAATACGCACGGCCAGTATAAATTATTGGCAAGCTCCGTTATTTCACGTGATTACGGTACATGGAGCAATACGCTGATCATCAATGCCGGCAGCAAAGACGGCGTGGAGATGAATATGCCCGTCATTACGCCGAACGGCGTTGTCGGCTTTATTTCCGACGCTTTTGACTATTCCGCCCGGGTACAGCTGATGACGGATCCGCGGACCAGCGTTGGCGCCATTGTCGAGCGTCCCGAATCACGGGTATCTTCCGTCGTTCGCGGAAACGGCAACGTACCGACGGAGCCGCAATTCGTCAATATTGCCAAAGATGCCGATATTCTGGAAGGTGATACGCTGGTGACTTCCGGGTTCGGTTCGATTTATCCGAAAGGAATCTACATCGGCAAAATTACGTCCATCCATCAAAATGACAGCGATTTTGTCAAATACGCCGTCATCGAAACGGGCGTCGATTTTTCCAAATTGGAAGAAGTTTTTGTCATCCTCAATGCGCAGAGCGGACAAAGCTATGACAAGCCGGGCGTTGAGCCGAAGCTTGTACCGCAGACGAAGCGTGACAAAGTGGAAGGGGTCAAAGGGGCGGCTGCGCTATGA
- a CDS encoding AAA family ATPase, whose translation MSTIIALASGKGGVGKTLCTASLAVSLQRQGFTVLAIDADMGLRNLDLTFGVQDSVFFDISDLIKQRCRREEALISVAEGLDFLAASQQHTWAKVDVPSFQYAVESLSESYDYTLLDCPPGRDRAYKNSVAIADRLFFIIEPTWASMRDASRVMQFCNKHKQFNYDVLFNNFYGNTRGFVTIDKMNDVLNPERIAGLLPHDDELHEAVQSGALLEVPAANSFFRAMEETTAYITQGRIPDLTYLKTLLPCDGEELAGDNAAITQEEIAEMNRIWALADAELKRVAENLPPAAVAAETETGKTSAEPENAGRLEAPRRTAALRESRQEGERGGLSLRRRRSESRQWRHFRR comes from the coding sequence ATGTCTACTATTATTGCCCTTGCTTCCGGCAAAGGCGGCGTCGGTAAAACTTTATGCACTGCTTCTCTGGCCGTTTCCCTGCAGCGGCAGGGTTTTACGGTGCTGGCCATTGATGCCGATATGGGTCTGCGCAATCTGGATCTGACTTTCGGTGTGCAGGACAGTGTTTTTTTTGACATCTCCGACCTGATCAAGCAACGCTGCAGACGGGAGGAAGCGTTGATCAGCGTAGCTGAAGGACTTGATTTTCTGGCAGCCAGCCAACAGCATACCTGGGCTAAAGTAGATGTGCCGTCTTTTCAATACGCCGTCGAGTCTTTGTCCGAGAGCTATGATTATACGCTTCTCGATTGTCCGCCCGGTCGTGACCGGGCATACAAAAACTCCGTAGCCATTGCCGACCGGCTCTTTTTCATCATTGAGCCGACGTGGGCATCCATGCGCGACGCTTCCCGCGTCATGCAGTTTTGCAATAAGCATAAACAATTTAATTACGACGTTCTCTTCAATAATTTTTACGGCAATACACGAGGCTTCGTTACTATCGATAAGATGAACGACGTTTTAAATCCGGAACGGATTGCCGGATTACTGCCTCATGATGACGAGTTGCATGAGGCAGTTCAAAGCGGCGCCTTGTTGGAGGTGCCTGCGGCCAATTCGTTTTTCCGGGCCATGGAAGAAACGACGGCGTATATTACACAGGGGCGCATACCTGATCTGACGTATCTGAAAACGTTGTTGCCTTGCGACGGAGAAGAGCTTGCCGGCGATAACGCGGCAATTACGCAGGAAGAAATCGCGGAAATGAATCGGATCTGGGCATTGGCCGACGCCGAATTGAAACGGGTCGCGGAAAATCTGCCGCCGGCGGCAGTAGCAGCAGAAACGGAAACAGGTAAGACGTCGGCAGAGCCGGAAAACGCCGGCCGGCTCGAGGCGCCGCGTCGCACAGCAGCGCTACGGGAATCCCGGCAAGAAGGCGAACGCGGCGGCCTGTCACTGCGCCGCCGTCGTTCGGAATCAAGACAATGGCGGCATTTCCGTCGATAG